From a region of the Bradyrhizobium diazoefficiens genome:
- a CDS encoding NADPH:quinone oxidoreductase family protein — MKAILCSQYGQPDDLVLADVPDPVAGPGEAVIAIKAAALNFFDILMIQGKYQIKPPFPFSPAAEVAGVIESIGPGVTDLKVGDRVVASCGHNGAREKIALPAASIVKIPDNLDYDRAAGIIIIYGTALHALEDRASPKPGETLAVLGAAGGTGLAACELGKLMGLKVIACASSDEKLEFAKAHGAELTLNYAKEDLKEGLRKLTDGKGVDIIFDPVGGAYAEAALRSIAWEGRFLVIGFAAGDIPKMPLNLALLKGCDIRGVFWGAWTRLNPAKNRANLEKLVKWTAEGKISSHVDRIFPLAQTADALKVLAGRQAMGKVILHP, encoded by the coding sequence ATGAAAGCCATCCTCTGCTCGCAATACGGCCAGCCCGACGATCTCGTGCTGGCCGACGTGCCGGATCCGGTGGCCGGTCCCGGCGAAGCGGTGATCGCGATCAAGGCCGCGGCGCTCAACTTCTTCGACATCCTGATGATCCAGGGCAAGTACCAGATCAAGCCGCCGTTCCCGTTCTCGCCGGCCGCGGAAGTCGCGGGTGTGATCGAGAGCATCGGCCCTGGTGTGACCGACCTGAAAGTCGGCGATCGCGTCGTCGCGTCCTGCGGTCACAACGGCGCGCGCGAAAAGATCGCGCTGCCGGCGGCTTCGATCGTGAAGATTCCCGATAATCTCGACTACGATCGCGCGGCCGGCATCATCATCATCTACGGCACCGCACTGCATGCACTGGAAGATCGCGCCAGCCCGAAGCCGGGCGAGACGCTCGCGGTGCTCGGCGCGGCCGGCGGCACGGGCCTGGCGGCGTGCGAGCTCGGCAAGCTGATGGGATTGAAGGTTATCGCCTGCGCCTCGTCGGACGAGAAGCTCGAATTCGCCAAAGCGCATGGTGCCGAGCTGACGCTGAACTACGCCAAGGAAGATCTGAAGGAAGGCTTGCGCAAACTCACCGACGGCAAGGGCGTCGACATCATCTTCGATCCCGTGGGCGGTGCGTATGCGGAAGCGGCGCTGCGCTCGATTGCGTGGGAAGGCCGCTTCCTCGTCATCGGCTTTGCCGCCGGCGACATTCCGAAGATGCCGCTGAATCTTGCGCTGCTGAAGGGCTGCGACATCCGCGGCGTGTTCTGGGGCGCCTGGACCAGGCTCAACCCCGCAAAGAATCGTGCCAATCTCGAGAAGCTCGTGAAGTGGACGGCGGAAGGAAAGATTTCATCGCATGTCGATCGCATCTTCCCGCTGGCGCAAACCGCGGACGCGCTGAAGGTCCTTGCCGGACGCCAGGCCATGGGCAAGGTGATCTTGCATCCGTGA
- a CDS encoding YkvA family protein translates to MAAEHSVGFEPADRLAEDREKVRRRFWRKLKRVAAHLPFAEDLLAAYYCAFDRQTPRHVQASLLGAIAYFILPFDFVPDVMPILGFTDDAAVLATAIRMVASHITTEHREAARAVLKRGMSEAEEDADAG, encoded by the coding sequence ATGGCAGCCGAACACAGTGTCGGTTTCGAGCCGGCCGATCGGCTCGCGGAAGATCGCGAGAAGGTGCGCCGCCGCTTCTGGCGCAAGCTGAAGCGTGTTGCCGCGCATCTGCCATTCGCAGAAGACCTGCTTGCTGCCTATTACTGCGCGTTCGACCGGCAGACGCCGCGCCACGTCCAGGCCTCGCTGCTCGGGGCGATCGCCTATTTCATCCTGCCGTTCGACTTCGTTCCCGACGTGATGCCGATCCTCGGCTTCACCGATGACGCGGCCGTCCTCGCCACCGCCATCCGCATGGTCGCCAGTCACATTACCACCGAGCATCGCGAGGCCGCGCGTGCTGTGCTGAAGCGCGGGATGAGTGAGGCGGAAGAAGACGCCGACGCTGGATAG
- a CDS encoding 4a-hydroxytetrahydrobiopterin dehydratase: MAERLSAEARKQALGGLSGWSEVQGRDAIGKTFVFKDFNEAFGFMTRAALAAEKMDHHPEWRNVYKTVEVVLSTHDAGGVTALDIALARSMNAIAG; encoded by the coding sequence ATGGCAGAACGGCTCTCGGCAGAGGCGCGCAAGCAGGCGCTGGGCGGACTCTCGGGCTGGAGCGAGGTTCAGGGTCGGGATGCTATCGGGAAAACCTTTGTCTTCAAGGATTTCAACGAGGCGTTCGGCTTCATGACCCGCGCCGCGCTCGCCGCCGAGAAGATGGATCACCACCCCGAATGGCGCAACGTCTACAAGACGGTGGAGGTGGTGCTGTCGACCCACGACGCCGGCGGCGTCACTGCGCTCGACATCGCGCTGGCGAGGTCGATGAACGCGATCGCGGGCTGA
- a CDS encoding TAXI family TRAP transporter solute-binding subunit, translating to MKPSLKRLFGRSMTGGLNLADAPPSPRSAARKTALVSLAFVLAIIGALAGGYYFAMRPVTLKIAVGPANSDDLKIVQALTQAFTQTKGQVRLRPLQTDGATASANALAEGKADLAIVRGDLDVPKNAQAVATLRKNVVVLWSVPGKGKKRSPKITKIAQLAGHRVGVVGRTQANVNLLKVILQQYGIDPAKVEIVQFPANEAAEAIKAQKADVYLAAGPVNSKITSDAIAASTKDFGAPSFIAIDSADAIAQNHPVYEASEIPAGTYGGSPARPEDEVKTISFSHHIVARKGVSDTTIAAFTRQLFAVRQQVVTEFPLAAKIETPDTDKDAVIPVHPGAAAFVDGEEKTFLDKYSDYIWWSLMALSAMGSIGAWFAGYLKKDERDNNSYLRERLLDMIAAARKSETTEELDQMQAEADEMLRDTLRCFDHGAIEEGSLTAFNIALDQFHAAVADRKAVLFSLPHNLQRVGPQFRAAGNA from the coding sequence ATGAAACCGAGCCTGAAGCGCCTGTTTGGGAGATCGATGACCGGGGGATTGAACCTGGCCGATGCGCCGCCTTCGCCGCGATCCGCGGCGCGGAAGACGGCGTTGGTGTCACTCGCATTCGTGCTGGCGATCATCGGCGCGCTCGCCGGTGGCTATTACTTCGCGATGCGGCCCGTGACGCTGAAGATCGCGGTCGGTCCCGCCAACAGCGACGATCTCAAGATCGTGCAGGCACTGACGCAGGCGTTCACGCAGACCAAGGGTCAGGTGCGGCTGCGGCCGCTCCAGACCGACGGCGCCACGGCCAGCGCCAACGCGCTCGCGGAAGGCAAGGCCGATCTCGCCATCGTGCGCGGCGACCTCGACGTGCCCAAGAACGCGCAGGCGGTCGCGACCCTGCGCAAGAACGTGGTGGTGCTGTGGTCGGTACCGGGCAAGGGCAAGAAGCGAAGCCCGAAGATCACCAAGATCGCGCAGCTCGCCGGCCATCGCGTCGGGGTGGTCGGGCGCACCCAGGCCAACGTCAATCTGCTCAAGGTGATCCTCCAACAATACGGCATCGACCCCGCCAAGGTCGAGATCGTGCAATTCCCGGCCAACGAAGCCGCCGAGGCGATCAAGGCCCAGAAGGCCGACGTCTATCTCGCGGCCGGCCCTGTCAACAGCAAGATCACGTCCGATGCGATCGCCGCCTCGACCAAGGATTTCGGCGCACCCAGCTTCATCGCGATCGATTCGGCGGATGCGATCGCGCAGAACCATCCGGTCTACGAAGCGTCAGAGATTCCCGCCGGCACCTATGGCGGTTCGCCCGCTCGCCCGGAGGACGAGGTCAAGACCATCAGCTTCTCGCACCACATCGTGGCGCGCAAAGGCGTGTCCGATACCACCATCGCAGCGTTCACGCGCCAGCTCTTCGCCGTGCGCCAGCAAGTGGTGACGGAATTCCCGCTGGCGGCGAAGATCGAAACGCCCGACACCGACAAGGATGCGGTGATCCCGGTGCATCCCGGCGCGGCCGCCTTCGTCGATGGCGAGGAAAAGACCTTCCTCGACAAATACAGCGATTACATCTGGTGGAGCCTGATGGCACTTTCCGCCATGGGCTCGATCGGCGCCTGGTTTGCGGGCTATCTGAAGAAGGACGAGCGCGACAACAACAGCTATCTGCGCGAACGGCTGCTGGACATGATCGCGGCAGCGCGCAAGAGCGAGACGACCGAAGAGCTCGACCAGATGCAGGCCGAGGCCGACGAGATGCTGCGCGACACGCTGCGCTGCTTCGACCATGGCGCGATCGAGGAAGGCTCGCTTACCGCCTTCAACATCGCGCTGGATCAGTTCCACGCCGCCGTCGCCGACCGCAAGGCGGTGCTGTTCAGCCTGCCGCACAACCTGCAACGCGTGGGCCCACAGTTCCGAGCCGCCGGGAACGCGTAA
- a CDS encoding alkaline phosphatase D family protein has product MNIKFSRRRFLATGAGALGTVAMPYLSRAADRPAVTHGVQSGDVTVDGGVVWARADRPAQMLVEVATTESFMDARALPPIAALPESDFTAKMLLEDLPGGQDIFYRVRFRDLSHSAVEGEPVVGRFRTAPADRRDVSFVWGGDVAGQGWGINPDDGGMLTFSTMRTHRPDFFLHSGDTIYADGPIVSEVKLADGKIWKNVTIPEKAKVAETLDEYRAAHKYNFTDDNVRAFNAEVPIFVQWDDHEVTNNWSLSKELPASYKERDIALLAARGARAFHEMYPLRESINEPGRVYRQISYGPHLDVFVLDERSYRGPNGPNLETAYGPASYFLGPDQIAWLKRGLLNSRATWKVIASDMPLSLVVSDTPKGGSEAIAQGDGPVRGREFEIADILRFIKMAPISNTVWLTADVHYAAAHYYDPNKAQFQEFEPFWEFVSGPLHAGTFGPNALDNTFGPEVRFVKAPGKDSQNLPPSAGMQFFGHVKIDGASGQMTVTLRDRADVALWSTTLDPKQS; this is encoded by the coding sequence ATGAACATCAAATTCTCGCGCCGCCGTTTCCTCGCCACCGGCGCCGGTGCGCTCGGCACGGTCGCGATGCCCTATCTCTCGCGCGCAGCCGACCGGCCGGCGGTCACTCATGGCGTGCAGTCCGGCGACGTCACGGTCGACGGCGGCGTGGTGTGGGCGCGCGCCGACCGGCCCGCGCAGATGCTGGTCGAGGTGGCGACGACGGAATCGTTCATGGATGCCCGCGCGCTGCCGCCGATCGCGGCGCTGCCTGAGAGCGACTTCACCGCAAAGATGCTGCTGGAGGACCTTCCGGGCGGCCAGGACATCTTCTACCGCGTCCGCTTCCGCGATCTCTCGCACAGCGCGGTTGAGGGCGAGCCGGTCGTCGGCCGCTTCCGCACCGCGCCAGCCGACCGCCGCGACGTCAGCTTCGTCTGGGGCGGAGATGTCGCCGGCCAGGGCTGGGGCATCAATCCCGACGACGGCGGCATGCTGACCTTCTCGACGATGCGCACGCATCGTCCGGACTTCTTCCTGCATTCCGGCGACACCATCTACGCCGACGGCCCGATTGTATCCGAGGTGAAGCTCGCCGACGGCAAGATCTGGAAGAACGTCACCATCCCCGAGAAGGCCAAGGTTGCCGAGACGCTGGACGAGTACCGCGCCGCTCACAAATACAATTTCACCGACGACAACGTTCGCGCCTTCAATGCCGAGGTGCCGATTTTCGTGCAGTGGGACGACCACGAGGTGACCAACAACTGGTCACTGTCGAAGGAATTGCCGGCCAGCTACAAGGAGCGCGACATCGCGCTGCTCGCCGCGCGCGGCGCGCGCGCCTTCCACGAGATGTATCCGCTGCGCGAGAGCATCAATGAGCCCGGCCGGGTCTATCGCCAGATCTCATACGGCCCGCACCTCGACGTTTTCGTGCTCGACGAGCGCAGCTATCGCGGCCCGAACGGTCCCAATCTCGAAACCGCTTACGGCCCCGCCAGCTATTTCCTCGGCCCGGACCAGATCGCCTGGCTCAAGCGCGGCCTGCTCAACTCACGCGCGACCTGGAAGGTGATCGCCTCCGACATGCCGCTCAGTCTCGTCGTATCAGACACGCCGAAGGGCGGCTCGGAAGCAATTGCGCAAGGCGACGGCCCGGTGCGCGGCCGCGAGTTCGAGATCGCCGACATCCTGCGTTTCATCAAGATGGCGCCGATCAGCAACACGGTGTGGCTGACCGCCGACGTGCACTACGCCGCCGCGCATTATTACGATCCGAACAAGGCGCAATTCCAGGAGTTCGAGCCATTCTGGGAATTCGTGTCGGGCCCGCTGCATGCCGGCACCTTCGGTCCGAACGCGCTCGACAACACCTTTGGACCCGAGGTGCGCTTCGTCAAGGCGCCGGGCAAGGACAGCCAGAATCTGCCGCCGTCCGCCGGCATGCAGTTCTTCGGTCACGTCAAAATCGACGGCGCTTCGGGCCAGATGACGGTAACCTTGCGCGACCGCGCCGACGTCGCGCTGTGGTCGACCACGCTCGATCCGAAGCAGAGCTGA
- a CDS encoding response regulator codes for MTPAPSDGSGRPADVLIVEDDPIIAIDFEDRLIGFGVTSVRTVGSVTQALAAIAKQVPDFALLDVELIRETSFAVAARLVALKIPFVFVTGHGAEARIPPELSGHPRLQKPCSSDALEAALKLRATD; via the coding sequence ATGACACCCGCACCTTCCGACGGCTCAGGCCGGCCCGCCGATGTTCTGATCGTCGAGGACGATCCGATCATTGCGATCGATTTCGAGGACCGTCTGATCGGCTTCGGTGTGACGAGCGTACGCACCGTCGGTTCGGTGACGCAGGCGCTGGCCGCCATCGCGAAGCAGGTGCCCGATTTCGCGCTGCTCGATGTCGAGCTGATCCGCGAGACGAGCTTTGCGGTCGCCGCGCGGCTGGTTGCGCTGAAGATCCCGTTCGTCTTCGTCACCGGCCATGGCGCCGAGGCACGCATTCCGCCGGAACTTTCCGGCCATCCACGGTTGCAGAAGCCGTGTTCGAGCGACGCGCTGGAGGCGGCGCTAAAGCTGCGTGCCACCGACTAG
- a CDS encoding helix-turn-helix domain-containing protein produces MDARIDGTREVESRPANNLLRRLSAADYALLAPHVSVEDCAASQLLYNPGDDIQVVHFPCGPALATFLVPNEDGRDVEAILVGREGAVGGIVSEGFLPAYTRICVKFGGPLARVHVAKLEAAKLRSASLRNIFARYADCMLAQIFQSTACNAIHSIEQRTAKWILAAMERTGDESSVPLTHEQLATLLGVGRSYASRVLQSFRAERILDTRRGSILVRSRDGLKLRACLCNDAVKMHFEEVLCGVYPTEEQEAG; encoded by the coding sequence ATGGATGCGCGCATAGACGGTACAAGGGAGGTCGAGAGCCGGCCGGCCAACAATTTGTTGCGGCGCTTGAGCGCGGCAGACTATGCGCTGCTTGCGCCGCACGTCTCTGTCGAAGACTGCGCGGCCAGCCAGCTACTCTACAATCCCGGCGACGACATCCAGGTCGTCCACTTCCCTTGCGGACCGGCGCTCGCGACCTTTCTCGTCCCCAACGAAGACGGCCGCGACGTCGAAGCAATCCTGGTCGGGCGCGAAGGCGCGGTGGGCGGCATCGTCAGCGAGGGGTTCTTGCCGGCCTATACCCGGATCTGCGTAAAATTCGGCGGGCCGCTCGCACGCGTTCATGTCGCCAAGCTGGAAGCGGCCAAGCTGCGCTCGGCATCGCTGCGCAACATCTTTGCCCGCTATGCCGATTGCATGCTGGCGCAGATCTTCCAGTCGACCGCCTGCAACGCGATCCATTCGATCGAGCAGCGCACCGCCAAGTGGATTTTGGCGGCCATGGAGCGGACCGGCGACGAAAGTAGCGTGCCGCTCACCCACGAGCAGCTTGCGACGCTGCTCGGCGTCGGCCGCTCCTATGCCAGCCGCGTGCTTCAGTCGTTCAGGGCAGAACGGATTCTCGACACAAGGCGCGGATCGATCCTGGTTCGCAGCCGCGACGGCCTGAAGCTTCGCGCCTGCCTTTGCAACGACGCGGTGAAGATGCATTTCGAGGAAGTGCTGTGCGGCGTCTATCCGACCGAGGAGCAAGAGGCCGGGTAG
- the typA gene encoding translational GTPase TypA, whose translation MNLRNVAIIAHVDHGKTTLVDKLLQQSGTFRENQKVTDRAMDSNDLERERGITILAKAASVQWKDTRINIVDTPGHADFGGEVERILNMVDGALVLVDAAEGPLPQTKFVVSKALKVGLKPIVVINKVDRPDARPTEVINEVFDLFAALDASEEQLDFPILYGSAKQGWMAESPEGPKDKGMEPLFDLILRHVAPPKVEQGPFKMIGTILEANPYLGRIITGRISSGVLKPNQQVKVLNADGKLVESGRVTKILAFRGLERTPLEEAEAGDIVAIAGLTKGTVADTFCDPTVEVPLPAQPIDPPTVSMSFIVNNSPLAGTEGDKVTSRMIRDRLLREAEGNVALRVVEASDKDAMEVSGRGELQLAILIETMRREGFELSVSRPRVVYQKDEATGATMEPIEEVVIDVDEEHSGVVVQKMSERKSELIEMKPSGGNRLRLVFYAPTRGLIGYQGELLTDTRGTAIMNRLFHGYAPYKGEIQGRRNGVLISNDQGEAVAYAMFKLEDRGPMMIEPGWKVYKGMIVGEHTRDNDLEINVLKGKQLTNIRTTSKDEAVRLTPPIRMTLEKALAYIEDDELVEVTPKSIRLRKKHLDPNERKRAEKAKEAVA comes from the coding sequence ATGAACCTCCGCAACGTCGCCATCATCGCCCACGTCGACCACGGCAAGACGACCCTGGTCGATAAACTCCTCCAGCAGTCCGGCACGTTCCGCGAGAACCAGAAGGTGACCGATCGCGCCATGGATTCCAACGACCTGGAGCGTGAGCGCGGCATCACCATCCTGGCCAAGGCAGCCTCGGTGCAGTGGAAGGACACCCGCATCAACATCGTCGACACTCCCGGCCACGCCGATTTCGGCGGTGAGGTCGAGCGCATCCTCAACATGGTGGACGGCGCGCTCGTGCTGGTCGACGCCGCCGAAGGTCCGTTGCCGCAGACCAAGTTCGTGGTCTCCAAGGCGCTCAAGGTCGGCCTGAAGCCGATCGTCGTCATCAACAAGGTCGACCGGCCCGACGCGCGCCCGACCGAAGTCATCAACGAGGTGTTCGACCTGTTCGCGGCGCTCGACGCCAGCGAGGAGCAGCTCGACTTCCCGATCCTGTACGGGTCGGCCAAGCAGGGCTGGATGGCCGAGAGCCCGGAGGGTCCGAAGGACAAGGGCATGGAGCCGCTGTTCGACCTGATCCTGCGCCACGTCGCGCCGCCGAAGGTCGAGCAAGGTCCGTTCAAGATGATCGGCACCATCCTGGAGGCCAATCCCTATCTCGGCCGCATCATCACCGGCCGCATCTCCTCCGGCGTGCTCAAGCCGAACCAGCAGGTCAAGGTTCTCAACGCCGACGGCAAGCTGGTCGAGTCCGGGCGTGTCACGAAGATCCTGGCCTTCCGCGGCCTCGAGCGCACCCCGCTCGAGGAGGCCGAAGCCGGCGATATCGTCGCGATTGCCGGCCTGACCAAGGGCACTGTGGCCGATACCTTCTGCGATCCGACCGTCGAGGTGCCGCTGCCGGCGCAGCCGATCGACCCGCCGACCGTGTCGATGTCCTTCATCGTCAACAACTCCCCGCTCGCCGGCACCGAAGGCGACAAGGTGACGAGCCGCATGATCCGCGACCGCCTGCTGCGCGAAGCCGAAGGCAATGTCGCGCTGCGCGTGGTCGAAGCCTCCGACAAGGACGCTATGGAAGTGTCGGGCCGCGGCGAATTGCAGCTCGCGATCCTGATCGAGACCATGCGCCGCGAAGGTTTCGAGCTCTCGGTGTCGCGCCCGCGCGTCGTCTATCAGAAGGACGAAGCGACCGGCGCCACCATGGAGCCGATCGAGGAAGTCGTGATCGACGTCGACGAGGAGCACTCCGGCGTCGTCGTGCAGAAGATGAGCGAGCGCAAGTCCGAGCTGATCGAGATGAAGCCCTCGGGCGGCAACCGCTTGCGCCTGGTGTTCTACGCGCCGACCCGTGGCCTGATCGGCTATCAGGGCGAGCTGCTCACCGACACCCGCGGCACCGCGATCATGAACCGCCTGTTCCACGGCTATGCACCGTACAAGGGCGAGATCCAGGGTCGTCGCAACGGCGTCTTGATCTCCAACGACCAGGGCGAAGCGGTGGCCTACGCCATGTTCAAGCTGGAAGACCGCGGCCCGATGATGATCGAGCCGGGCTGGAAGGTCTACAAGGGCATGATCGTCGGCGAGCACACCCGCGACAACGATCTCGAGATCAACGTTCTCAAGGGCAAGCAGCTCACCAACATCCGCACGACCTCCAAGGATGAAGCCGTGCGTCTGACCCCCCCGATCCGCATGACGCTGGAAAAGGCGCTCGCCTATATCGAGGACGACGAGCTCGTCGAGGTCACGCCGAAGTCGATCCGCCTGCGCAAGAAGCACCTCGATCCGAACGAGCGTAAGCGCGCGGAGAAAGCCAAGGAAGCGGTGGCGTAA
- a CDS encoding NAD(P)/FAD-dependent oxidoreductase, producing the protein MSLPSAVDVAIIGAGAAGLGAAHALQGSGLSVIVLEARDRLGGRAWTVQASPEVTFDVGCGWLHSADKNSFVPIARQLGFDINTDLPPWGDRAYGDVFPEADRKAFVLAIDEFYERLWDAAANGEDRAADCYLEPGNRWNPMIDAVSTYVNGCELDQVSILDMEAYEDTYFNWRVRAGYGTLIAAYGAACPVALSCNVTLVDHSDQRIRLETSQGTLIADKAIITVPTSLIADEAIRFSPPLPAKVDAARGLPLGVDDKVTLALADAEAFPKEGNLRGATMRTAMGTYHIRPFGQPCIDGFFGGRFARELEDGGDGAFAAQSIDEIADYLGNDIRRKLKPLAESRWAKDPFARGSYSHALPGHAGARAVLAAPVDDRLFFAGEATSPNFFSTAHGARDSGERAAKEAVAAVRKP; encoded by the coding sequence ATGTCCCTTCCCTCCGCGGTCGACGTCGCAATCATCGGTGCCGGTGCCGCCGGACTCGGTGCCGCTCATGCGCTGCAGGGCTCCGGACTCTCCGTGATCGTGCTCGAAGCGCGCGATCGGCTCGGCGGCCGCGCCTGGACGGTGCAGGCCTCGCCCGAAGTCACCTTCGACGTCGGCTGCGGCTGGCTGCACTCGGCCGACAAAAATTCCTTCGTTCCGATTGCCCGCCAGCTCGGCTTCGACATCAACACCGATTTACCGCCCTGGGGCGATCGCGCCTATGGCGACGTATTTCCGGAAGCCGACCGCAAGGCCTTCGTGCTCGCGATCGACGAATTCTACGAGCGTCTCTGGGACGCAGCGGCAAATGGCGAGGATCGGGCGGCCGATTGCTATCTCGAGCCGGGCAATCGCTGGAATCCGATGATCGACGCGGTCTCGACCTATGTGAACGGGTGCGAACTCGATCAGGTCTCGATCCTCGACATGGAGGCCTATGAGGACACCTATTTCAACTGGCGCGTGCGGGCTGGATATGGGACGCTGATCGCGGCCTATGGCGCGGCCTGTCCAGTCGCGCTGAGCTGCAATGTCACGCTGGTCGATCATTCCGATCAGCGCATTCGGCTCGAGACTTCGCAGGGCACGCTGATCGCGGACAAGGCGATCATCACCGTACCCACCAGCCTGATTGCCGATGAAGCGATCCGCTTCTCGCCGCCCCTGCCCGCCAAGGTCGATGCGGCGCGAGGCCTGCCGCTCGGTGTCGACGACAAGGTGACGCTGGCGCTGGCAGATGCCGAAGCCTTTCCGAAAGAAGGCAATCTGCGCGGTGCCACGATGCGCACCGCGATGGGCACCTACCACATCCGTCCCTTCGGACAGCCCTGTATCGATGGTTTCTTCGGCGGCCGCTTTGCCAGGGAGCTGGAGGATGGCGGCGATGGCGCTTTCGCCGCCCAGAGTATCGACGAGATCGCCGACTATCTCGGCAACGACATCCGCCGCAAGCTCAAGCCGCTCGCGGAATCCCGCTGGGCAAAGGACCCCTTCGCCAGAGGTTCCTATTCGCACGCGCTGCCAGGCCATGCCGGCGCCCGTGCGGTGCTCGCCGCACCCGTGGACGACCGGCTGTTCTTCGCGGGCGAAGCGACCTCGCCGAACTTCTTCTCGACGGCGCATGGAGCAAGGGACTCGGGCGAGCGGGCGGCGAAGGAAGCAGTGGCGGCTGTTCGGAAGCCGTAA